From one Triticum aestivum cultivar Chinese Spring chromosome 4B, IWGSC CS RefSeq v2.1, whole genome shotgun sequence genomic stretch:
- the LOC123091316 gene encoding L-type lectin-domain containing receptor kinase S.1 isoform X1: MRLLVPDGARQRSEAAAATPRRHRPSPEAPPEASGRTVAVGIRWDAASRELLTWALVKVANAGDRVVALHVAAGGGGGAGLEERRKAADSLATVLAVYDGFCNLKQINLELKVCGGSSIRKTLVKEAASCGAGHLILGVAKNSRSFGSSSTSVAKYCAKRVPMSCSVLAVNNGKIIYQRVAAHEEPFNSTSAPETPRRSYRKLLTSLMGEKTQDECIKDNRPISRAVTMPVRSSTSSKQVSLALVPVKVCRRESPEVATGWPFLRKKLLPNRQDALSDKPKMSVVQWAMRLPSRYSAVSPVHLEHRTTRPDSTNSGSRILRDRVVIPSRSHSGSSSVVIEELDTETPEELISLKEKFLSLYSSYSYNELADITSNFSPECIVGQGGTSQVYKGCLTNGKELAVKILKYSDEVLKEFTSEIEIVSSVIHKNIISITGFSFKNNDLLLVYEYLQRGSLEEILHGEKECKSMFGWTERFNVAVGVAHALDYLHGNGNSRPVVHRDVKSSNILVSEDFEPKLSDFGLALWAADATPQITCNDVAGTFGYLAPEYFMHGKVNDKIDVFAFGVVLLELVSGRKPLCTGCPKGQESLVMWANSIIQGGKLTQLADPSLPTEGHTDEIERMTLAASLCIRPTPQHRPHIAVVLKLLDGDNDILKWARSHVGLSYKSDGDEDMVTLAPPENNTNIQSYINLAFDVEDDSASVSSNDFITANTSLEEYLQGRWSRSSSFD, from the exons ATGAGGCTCCTCGTCCCCGACGGCGCGCGCCAGCGCTCCGAGGCCGCGGCCGCCACGCCGCGCCGGCACCGCCCGTCGCCCGAGGCGCCGCCGGAGGCTAGCGGCAGGACGGTGGCGGTCGGGATCAGGTGGGACGCCGCCAGCCGCGAGCTCCTCACGTGGGCGCTCGTCAAGGTCGCCAATGCCGGCGACCGCGTCGTCGCCCTCCACGTCGCCGCCG GAGGCGGAGGAGGGGCTGGgctggaggagaggaggaaggcgGCGGATTCGCTCGCGACGGTGCTCGCCGTGTACGACGGCTTCTGCAACCTCAAGCAG ATCAATTTGGAGCTCAAGGTCTGCGGAGGATCGTCTATCCGGAAAACTCTGGTTAAAGAAGCAGCTTCTTGTGGTGCTGGGCATCTTATACTCGGCGTCGCAAAGAATTCTCGGTCTTTTGG ATCCTCCTCCACTTCAGTTGCCAAGTACTGTGCAAAGAGAGTCCCCATGAGTTGCTCGGTTCTTGCTGTGAACAATGGCAAGATTATTTACCAAAGAGTTGCCGCACACGAAGAACCATTCAATAGCACTAGCGCAC CCGAGACTCCAAGGAGGAGTTACCGCAAGCTTCTGACTTCCCTGATGGGAGAGAAAACGCAGGACGAATGCATAAAGGATAACAGGCCCATTTCTCGGGCTGTCACCATGCCAGTGAGGTCTTCCACATCGTCAAAGCAAGTTTCACTAGCATTGGTTCCAGTTAAGGTTTGCCGACGTGAATCACCAGAAGTAGCAACTGGCTGGCCATTCCTAAGGAAGAAATTATTGCCCAATCGACAGGATGCGTTGTCTGACAAGCCCAAGATGTCTGTGGTGCAGTGGGCAATGCGGCTTCCGAGCAGGTATTCAGCTGTTTCGCCAGTCCATCTTGAACACAGAACTACGAGACCGGACTCAACCAACAGTGGCAGTCGTATCTTGCGTGATAGGGTAGTTATCCCCTCCAGAAGCCATTCAGGGAGCTCTTCTGTTGTGATTGAGGAATTGGATACAGAAACTCCAGAGGAGCTGATCTCACTCAAAGAGAAATTCTTGTCCCTTTATTCGTCGTACAGTTACAATGAGCTTGCAGATATCACTTCCAATTTTTCACCTG AGTGTATAGTTGGACAAGGTGGCACGAGCCAAGTCTACAAAGGTTGTTTGACAAATGGCAAAGAGTTGGCAGTGAAGATCCTGAAGTATTCCGATGAGGTACTGAAGGAGTTCACATCAGAGATCGAGATTGTCAGCTCCGTCATTCACAAGAACATCATATCCATCACTGGCTTCTCCTTCAAGAACAATGATCTTCTATTGGTATATGAATACTTGCAAAGAGGCAGCCTAGAAGAAATACTGCATG GCGAGAAAGAATGCAAGAGCATGTTTGGTTGGACCGAGAGGTTCAATGTGGCGGTAGGTGTTGCTCATGCACTGGATTATCTCCATGGTAACGGCAACAGTCGCCCAGTGGTCCATAGGGATGTCAAGTCGTCCAATATCCTCGTCTCAGAGGATTTTGAGCCAAAG TTATCAGACTTTGGCCTTGCGCTCTGGGCCGCTGATGCAACACCCCAGATCACATGCAATGATGTTGCAGGAACTTTTGG GTACTTGGCTCCTGAGTACTTCATGCATGGCAAGGTGAACGACAAAATCGATGTTTTCGCTTTTGGTGTTGTTCTTCTTGAACTCGTCTCAGGCAGGAAACCGCTGTGCACTGGTTGTCCGAAAGGCCAGGAGAGTTTAGTTATGTGG GCGAATTCTATCATCCAAGGTGGAAAGCTCACACAACTGGCCGATCCTAGCTTGCCTACCGAAGGCCATACCGATGAAATTGAGAGGATGACACTTGCCGCTTCGCTCTGCATCAGACCAACACCTCAACACCGTCCTCACATCGCAGTG GTTCTGAAGCTACTTGATGGTGACAATGACATTCTCAAATGGGCTAGATCGCACGTGGGGCTATCATACAAGAGCGATGGCGACGAAGACATGGTCACGCTCGCACCTCCGGAGAACAACACCAACATCCAGTCGTACATCAATCTCGCCTTTGACGTCGAGGACGACTCCGCCTCGGTGAGCAGCAACGACTTCATCACGGCAAACACGTCCCTGGAAGAGTATCTGCAGGGAAGATGGAGCCGGTCGTCGAGCTTTGACTGA
- the LOC123091316 gene encoding probable receptor-like serine/threonine-protein kinase At5g57670 isoform X2 has protein sequence MRLLVPDGARQRSEAAAATPRRHRPSPEAPPEASGRTVAVGIRWDAASRELLTWALVKVANAGDRVVALHVAAGGGGGAGLEERRKAADSLATVLAVYDGFCNLKQINLELKVCGGSSIRKTLVKEAASCGAGHLILGVAKNSRSFGSSSTSVAKYCAKRVPMSCSVLAVNNGKIIYQRVAAHEEPFNSTSAPETPRRSYRKLLTSLMGEKTQDECIKDNRPISRAVTMPVRSSTSSKQVSLALVPVKVCRRESPEVATGWPFLRKKLLPNRQDALSDKPKMSVVQWAMRLPSRVVIPSRSHSGSSSVVIEELDTETPEELISLKEKFLSLYSSYSYNELADITSNFSPECIVGQGGTSQVYKGCLTNGKELAVKILKYSDEVLKEFTSEIEIVSSVIHKNIISITGFSFKNNDLLLVYEYLQRGSLEEILHGEKECKSMFGWTERFNVAVGVAHALDYLHGNGNSRPVVHRDVKSSNILVSEDFEPKLSDFGLALWAADATPQITCNDVAGTFGYLAPEYFMHGKVNDKIDVFAFGVVLLELVSGRKPLCTGCPKGQESLVMWANSIIQGGKLTQLADPSLPTEGHTDEIERMTLAASLCIRPTPQHRPHIAVVLKLLDGDNDILKWARSHVGLSYKSDGDEDMVTLAPPENNTNIQSYINLAFDVEDDSASVSSNDFITANTSLEEYLQGRWSRSSSFD, from the exons ATGAGGCTCCTCGTCCCCGACGGCGCGCGCCAGCGCTCCGAGGCCGCGGCCGCCACGCCGCGCCGGCACCGCCCGTCGCCCGAGGCGCCGCCGGAGGCTAGCGGCAGGACGGTGGCGGTCGGGATCAGGTGGGACGCCGCCAGCCGCGAGCTCCTCACGTGGGCGCTCGTCAAGGTCGCCAATGCCGGCGACCGCGTCGTCGCCCTCCACGTCGCCGCCG GAGGCGGAGGAGGGGCTGGgctggaggagaggaggaaggcgGCGGATTCGCTCGCGACGGTGCTCGCCGTGTACGACGGCTTCTGCAACCTCAAGCAG ATCAATTTGGAGCTCAAGGTCTGCGGAGGATCGTCTATCCGGAAAACTCTGGTTAAAGAAGCAGCTTCTTGTGGTGCTGGGCATCTTATACTCGGCGTCGCAAAGAATTCTCGGTCTTTTGG ATCCTCCTCCACTTCAGTTGCCAAGTACTGTGCAAAGAGAGTCCCCATGAGTTGCTCGGTTCTTGCTGTGAACAATGGCAAGATTATTTACCAAAGAGTTGCCGCACACGAAGAACCATTCAATAGCACTAGCGCAC CCGAGACTCCAAGGAGGAGTTACCGCAAGCTTCTGACTTCCCTGATGGGAGAGAAAACGCAGGACGAATGCATAAAGGATAACAGGCCCATTTCTCGGGCTGTCACCATGCCAGTGAGGTCTTCCACATCGTCAAAGCAAGTTTCACTAGCATTGGTTCCAGTTAAGGTTTGCCGACGTGAATCACCAGAAGTAGCAACTGGCTGGCCATTCCTAAGGAAGAAATTATTGCCCAATCGACAGGATGCGTTGTCTGACAAGCCCAAGATGTCTGTGGTGCAGTGGGCAATGCGGCTTCCGAGCAG GGTAGTTATCCCCTCCAGAAGCCATTCAGGGAGCTCTTCTGTTGTGATTGAGGAATTGGATACAGAAACTCCAGAGGAGCTGATCTCACTCAAAGAGAAATTCTTGTCCCTTTATTCGTCGTACAGTTACAATGAGCTTGCAGATATCACTTCCAATTTTTCACCTG AGTGTATAGTTGGACAAGGTGGCACGAGCCAAGTCTACAAAGGTTGTTTGACAAATGGCAAAGAGTTGGCAGTGAAGATCCTGAAGTATTCCGATGAGGTACTGAAGGAGTTCACATCAGAGATCGAGATTGTCAGCTCCGTCATTCACAAGAACATCATATCCATCACTGGCTTCTCCTTCAAGAACAATGATCTTCTATTGGTATATGAATACTTGCAAAGAGGCAGCCTAGAAGAAATACTGCATG GCGAGAAAGAATGCAAGAGCATGTTTGGTTGGACCGAGAGGTTCAATGTGGCGGTAGGTGTTGCTCATGCACTGGATTATCTCCATGGTAACGGCAACAGTCGCCCAGTGGTCCATAGGGATGTCAAGTCGTCCAATATCCTCGTCTCAGAGGATTTTGAGCCAAAG TTATCAGACTTTGGCCTTGCGCTCTGGGCCGCTGATGCAACACCCCAGATCACATGCAATGATGTTGCAGGAACTTTTGG GTACTTGGCTCCTGAGTACTTCATGCATGGCAAGGTGAACGACAAAATCGATGTTTTCGCTTTTGGTGTTGTTCTTCTTGAACTCGTCTCAGGCAGGAAACCGCTGTGCACTGGTTGTCCGAAAGGCCAGGAGAGTTTAGTTATGTGG GCGAATTCTATCATCCAAGGTGGAAAGCTCACACAACTGGCCGATCCTAGCTTGCCTACCGAAGGCCATACCGATGAAATTGAGAGGATGACACTTGCCGCTTCGCTCTGCATCAGACCAACACCTCAACACCGTCCTCACATCGCAGTG GTTCTGAAGCTACTTGATGGTGACAATGACATTCTCAAATGGGCTAGATCGCACGTGGGGCTATCATACAAGAGCGATGGCGACGAAGACATGGTCACGCTCGCACCTCCGGAGAACAACACCAACATCCAGTCGTACATCAATCTCGCCTTTGACGTCGAGGACGACTCCGCCTCGGTGAGCAGCAACGACTTCATCACGGCAAACACGTCCCTGGAAGAGTATCTGCAGGGAAGATGGAGCCGGTCGTCGAGCTTTGACTGA